A stretch of Desulfurivibrio alkaliphilus AHT 2 DNA encodes these proteins:
- the tnpA gene encoding IS66 family insertion sequence element accessory protein TnpA, whose translation MAISPLVGGRDILGGTLPEEVIMDKNGRGSKRRFWAAHVAAWERSGLTQTAYCREYGLSRHAFGWWRRKFRDRPATELPHKKLEYSRIF comes from the coding sequence ATGGCAATATCACCCCTGGTTGGCGGCCGGGATATTCTCGGCGGCACTTTACCCGAGGAGGTGATCATGGACAAGAACGGCAGGGGCAGCAAGCGGCGTTTCTGGGCCGCCCATGTGGCGGCTTGGGAGCGGAGCGGCCTGACCCAGACGGCGTATTGCCGGGAGTACGGTCTGAGCCGGCATGCCTTTGGTTGGTGGCGGCGCAAGTTCAGGGATCGGCCGGCGACTGAGCTGCCGCATAAAAAGCTGGAATACAGCCGGATTTTTTAG
- the rfbD gene encoding dTDP-4-dehydrorhamnose reductase, with the protein MMDRPLLLFGAEGQVGWELQRSLAVLGPVLALTRREVDLSDREAVRAAIRAAGRPAAVVNAGAYTAVDKAEDEAETAYAVNAAVPAAMAAEAKAIGVPLVHFSTDYVYNGDKAGPYLESDAPDPQSVYGRSKLEGDAAIIASGVEHLILRTTWVYAARGGNFLRTMLRLAGERDQLRVIADQVGAPTSAELLADITAHALRLMLGGKAGGGLYHCTAAGETSWHGYARFIVAEAAALGRPLLVKPEQIEPIPTEAYPLPAKRPKNSRLDCRRLEAAFGLVMPPWQFHVQRTLKELIES; encoded by the coding sequence ATGATGGACCGGCCCTTGCTGCTTTTTGGTGCTGAAGGCCAGGTCGGCTGGGAGCTGCAACGCAGTTTGGCGGTCTTGGGGCCGGTGCTGGCCTTGACCCGGCGGGAGGTTGATCTGTCCGACCGGGAGGCGGTGCGGGCGGCGATCCGCGCCGCCGGGCGACCTGCTGCCGTGGTCAATGCCGGGGCCTATACGGCCGTGGATAAGGCCGAAGACGAGGCCGAAACGGCATACGCGGTTAATGCCGCGGTCCCGGCGGCAATGGCGGCGGAGGCCAAGGCGATTGGGGTACCGCTGGTCCATTTTTCAACCGACTATGTTTACAATGGCGACAAAGCCGGGCCTTACCTGGAAAGCGATGCGCCCGATCCCCAATCCGTTTACGGTCGCAGTAAGCTGGAGGGGGATGCGGCGATTATCGCATCCGGGGTGGAACACCTGATTTTGCGCACCACCTGGGTTTATGCCGCCCGTGGCGGCAATTTTCTCAGAACCATGTTGCGCCTGGCCGGGGAGCGCGATCAGTTGCGCGTAATCGCCGATCAGGTTGGGGCGCCAACCTCGGCGGAGCTGCTGGCGGATATCACCGCCCATGCCCTGCGGCTGATGCTTGGCGGCAAGGCCGGCGGCGGTCTTTACCATTGCACGGCGGCCGGGGAGACCTCGTGGCACGGTTATGCCCGGTTCATTGTCGCCGAGGCTGCCGCCCTGGGCCGGCCTTTATTGGTCAAGCCGGAGCAGATCGAGCCGATCCCGACGGAAGCGTATCCGTTGCCGGCCAAGCGCCCGAAAAATTCCCGGCTTGATTGCCGCCGTTTGGAGGCGGCCTTCGGCCTGGTGATGCCACCTTGGCAGTTTCATGTGCAACGCACCCTGAAGGAGTTGATCGAATCATGA
- a CDS encoding UDP-glucose dehydrogenase family protein, translating into MHLVVCMDKLAERIDFLRQGGIPIYEPGLDDLVARNVEQGRLSFTTDLAEAMAGARAVFVAVGTPSVRRGNGYADLSYVYQAAEEIAANLVQDYTVVIDKSTVPVGTARQVQRLIAKANPRAVFDMVSNPEFLREGAAISDFMRPDRVVVGSGSQRAFDVMREIYNPLYLNGTPIVETTLETAELIKYAANAFLAMKISFINEMANLCEAVGADVKPLAKAVGLDGRIGGKFLHPGPGYGGSCFPKDTLALLRIAQEHGSTSRMVEAAVEVNAAQKGRMIKKIRDALGGSEAGKTIGVLGLTFKPETDDLREAPALTILPALSEKGAALQVHDPQGMGEAAKIMPECRYLDDPYAVATGADALILMTEWNQYRALDLQRLRALMAQPLFIDLRNVYEPVMMREAGFTYIGVGRLQGAIK; encoded by the coding sequence ATTCACCTTGTAGTCTGCATGGACAAGCTGGCGGAGCGGATCGACTTTTTGCGCCAGGGCGGGATTCCCATTTACGAGCCGGGTCTGGATGATCTGGTGGCCAGGAATGTGGAGCAGGGTCGGCTTTCCTTCACCACCGACCTGGCCGAAGCCATGGCTGGTGCCCGGGCGGTCTTTGTTGCCGTGGGTACCCCCAGTGTGCGGCGGGGTAACGGTTATGCCGATTTAAGCTATGTTTATCAGGCGGCGGAGGAAATTGCCGCCAATCTGGTTCAGGACTATACGGTGGTCATCGACAAAAGCACGGTGCCGGTCGGTACCGCCCGCCAGGTGCAGCGGTTGATTGCCAAGGCCAACCCCCGGGCGGTTTTCGATATGGTTTCCAACCCGGAGTTTCTGCGGGAAGGGGCGGCAATCAGCGATTTCATGCGTCCGGATCGGGTGGTGGTGGGCAGCGGCAGTCAGCGGGCATTTGATGTGATGCGGGAGATTTACAACCCCCTGTATCTTAACGGCACTCCCATTGTCGAAACCACCCTGGAAACCGCCGAGTTGATCAAGTATGCCGCCAACGCCTTTTTAGCCATGAAGATCAGTTTCATTAACGAGATGGCCAATCTCTGCGAGGCTGTGGGGGCGGACGTTAAGCCCCTGGCCAAGGCGGTGGGGCTGGATGGCCGGATCGGCGGCAAGTTTCTGCATCCCGGCCCCGGCTACGGCGGCTCCTGTTTTCCCAAAGATACCCTGGCCCTGCTGCGCATTGCCCAGGAACATGGCAGCACCAGCCGTATGGTAGAGGCGGCGGTGGAGGTGAACGCGGCCCAGAAGGGGCGAATGATCAAGAAAATCCGCGACGCCCTGGGCGGCAGCGAGGCCGGCAAAACCATCGGCGTGCTGGGGCTGACCTTCAAGCCGGAAACCGATGACCTGCGCGAGGCGCCGGCATTAACCATTCTGCCCGCCCTGTCGGAGAAGGGGGCGGCGCTGCAAGTACACGACCCCCAGGGGATGGGCGAGGCCGCCAAAATAATGCCGGAATGCCGCTACCTGGACGACCCCTATGCCGTCGCCACCGGCGCCGACGCCCTGATCCTGATGACCGAATGGAACCAGTACCGGGCCTTGGACCTGCAACGATTGCGGGCATTGATGGCCCAGCCGCTGTTTATCGACCTGCGTAATGTTTACGAGCCGGTCATGATGCGGGAGGCGGGGTTTACCTACATTGGGGTTGGACGGTTGCAGGGAGCTATAAAATGA
- a CDS encoding UDP-glucose dehydrogenase family protein, translating into MKIAVVGTGYVGLVSGACLAEFGHRVVCMDKLAERIDFLRQGSIPIYEPGLDDLVARNVEQGRLSFTTDLAEAMADARAIFVAVGTPSVRRGNGYADLSYVYQAAEEIAANLVQDYTVVIDKSTVPVGTARQVQRLIAKANPRAVFDMVSNPEFLREGAAISDFMRPDRVVVGSGSQRAFDVMREIYNPLYLNGTPIVETTLETAELIKYAANAFLAVKISFINEMANLCEAVGADVKPLAKAVGLDGRIGGKFLHPGPGYGGSCFPKDTLALLRIAQEHGSTSRLVEAAVEVNAAQKGRMIKKIRDALGGSEAGKTIGVLGLTFKPETDDLREAPALTILPALSEKGAALQVHDPQGMREAAKIMPECRYLDDPYAVATGADALILMTEWNQYRALDLQRLRELMAQPLFIDLRNVYEPVMMREAGFTYIGVGRLQGAIK; encoded by the coding sequence ATGAAAATAGCAGTAGTAGGTACCGGCTACGTCGGCCTGGTCAGCGGTGCTTGTCTGGCGGAATTCGGCCACCGGGTGGTTTGCATGGACAAGCTGGCGGAGCGGATCGACTTTTTGCGCCAGGGTAGTATTCCCATTTACGAGCCGGGCCTGGATGATCTGGTGGCCAGGAATGTGGAGCAGGGTCGGCTTTCCTTCACCACCGACCTGGCCGAAGCCATGGCCGATGCCCGGGCGATTTTTGTTGCCGTGGGCACCCCCAGTGTGCGGCGGGGCAACGGTTATGCCGATTTAAGCTATGTTTACCAGGCGGCGGAGGAAATTGCCGCCAATCTGGTTCAGGACTATACGGTGGTCATCGACAAAAGCACGGTGCCGGTCGGTACCGCCCGCCAGGTGCAGCGGTTGATTGCCAAGGCCAACCCCCGGGCGGTTTTCGATATGGTTTCCAACCCGGAGTTTCTGCGGGAAGGGGCGGCAATCAGCGATTTCATGCGTCCGGATCGGGTGGTGGTGGGCAGCGGCAGTCAGCGGGCATTTGATGTGATGCGGGAGATTTACAACCCCCTGTATCTTAACGGCACTCCCATTGTCGAAACCACCCTGGAAACCGCCGAGTTGATCAAGTATGCCGCCAACGCCTTTTTGGCTGTGAAGATCAGCTTTATCAATGAAATGGCCAATCTCTGCGAGGCGGTGGGGGCCGACGTCAAGCCCCTGGCCAAGGCGGTGGGGCTGGATGGCCGGATCGGCGGCAAGTTTCTTCATCCCGGCCCCGGCTACGGCGGCTCCTGTTTTCCCAAGGATACCTTGGCGTTATTGCGTATCGCCCAGGAACACGGCAGCACCAGCCGCCTGGTTGAGGCGGCGGTGGAGGTGAACGCGGCCCAGAAGGGGCGAATGATCAAGAAAATCCGCGACGCCCTGGGCGGCAGCGAGGCCGGCAAAACCATCGGCGTGCTGGGGCTGACCTTCAAGCCGGAAACCGATGACCTGCGCGAGGCGCCGGCATTAACCATTCTGCCCGCCCTGTCGGAGAAGGGGGCGGCGCTGCAAGTACACGACCCCCAGGGGATGCGCGAGGCCGCCAAAATAATGCCGGAATGCCGCTACCTGGACGACCCCTATGCCGTCGCCACCGGCGCCGACGCCCTGATCCTGATGACCGAATGGAACCAGTACCGGGCCTTGGACCTGCAACGATTGCGGGAGTTGATGGCCCAGCCGCTGTTTATCGACCTGCGTAATGTTTACGAGCCGGTCATGATGCGGGAGGCGGGGTTTACCTACATTGGGGTTGGACGGTTGCAGGGAGCTATAAAATGA
- the rfbC gene encoding dTDP-4-dehydrorhamnose 3,5-epimerase codes for MKNEKIFQAATGLRPNFVQDNHSKSQKGVLRGLHYQLPPKAQGKLVRVVQGEVFDVAVDIRHNSPTFGRWVGQRLSADNKRQLWIPEGFAHGVLTLTPTAEFLYKTTDFYAPEHERCIAWNDPDIGIDWGYEDPPLLSTKDRECVPLCNAEVF; via the coding sequence CTGAAGAACGAAAAGATTTTCCAGGCGGCCACCGGCCTGCGGCCGAATTTTGTGCAGGATAACCACTCGAAATCACAAAAGGGCGTGTTGCGCGGCCTTCACTATCAGTTGCCGCCGAAGGCCCAGGGCAAGCTGGTGCGGGTGGTGCAGGGCGAGGTGTTCGATGTGGCGGTGGACATCCGCCACAACTCCCCCACCTTCGGCCGCTGGGTGGGCCAACGGCTTTCGGCGGACAACAAGCGACAGTTATGGATACCCGAAGGTTTCGCCCACGGCGTCCTCACCCTTACGCCAACCGCCGAGTTCCTCTACAAAACCACCGACTTTTACGCCCCCGAACACGAACGCTGCATAGCCTGGAACGACCCGGATATAGGCATAGACTGGGGCTATGAAGATCCCCCCCTGCTTTCCACAAAAGACCGGGAGTGCGTACCGCTTTGCAACGCCGAGGTTTTTTGA
- a CDS encoding mannose-1-phosphate guanylyltransferase/mannose-6-phosphate isomerase: MLIPVIMAGGSGTRLWPLSRKLYPKQFHNFGDELTMLQATVRRLAGLPVDKPLLLCNEEHRFLAAEQLRQLGLEEVPILLEPEGRNTAPAIALAALHLLEEGDDPVLLVLAADHRIGDVAAFQAGVRQGLALAEAGKLVTFGIVPQSPETGYGYIQRGEELTGAGFAVRRFVEKPDAATAEDYLAAGDYYWNSGMFMFRAGRYLAELELFQPAMVAACRAALAGKMHDLHFIRVSREDFLACPADSIDYAVMEKTEEAALVPLDAGWCDLGSWSALWETAPRDGQGNVCDGDVLARDTRDCLLMAQSRLLATFGVRDLVVVETKDAVMVADRRRAQEVKALVEALATAERGEHITHREVFRPWGSYDSIDIGGRYQVKRIKVKPGARLSLQMHHHRAEHWIVVSGTAKVTKGDESYLVSENESTFIPLGQVHSLENPGAIPLELIEVQSGSYLGEDDIVRIEDRYGRA; this comes from the coding sequence ATGCTGATTCCCGTGATTATGGCCGGAGGCTCCGGTACCCGTTTATGGCCGCTTTCGCGCAAGCTTTATCCCAAACAGTTTCACAACTTCGGTGATGAACTGACCATGTTGCAGGCCACGGTTCGGCGACTGGCAGGGCTGCCGGTGGACAAGCCCTTGTTGCTGTGCAACGAGGAGCACCGCTTTTTGGCTGCCGAACAGTTGCGCCAACTGGGGTTGGAGGAGGTGCCCATTCTGCTGGAGCCGGAGGGGCGCAATACCGCCCCGGCCATTGCCCTGGCGGCCCTGCATTTGCTGGAAGAGGGCGACGACCCGGTGTTGCTGGTGCTGGCGGCTGATCACCGGATCGGCGATGTGGCCGCCTTTCAGGCCGGGGTGCGACAGGGGCTGGCCTTGGCCGAGGCGGGCAAGCTGGTTACCTTCGGCATTGTGCCCCAGTCGCCGGAAACCGGTTACGGTTATATTCAGCGGGGTGAGGAGTTGACCGGCGCCGGTTTTGCCGTGCGCCGTTTCGTGGAAAAACCCGATGCCGCCACCGCCGAGGATTACCTGGCTGCCGGCGATTATTACTGGAACAGCGGCATGTTCATGTTCCGGGCCGGTCGTTACCTGGCCGAGTTGGAACTGTTTCAGCCGGCAATGGTGGCGGCCTGCCGGGCGGCACTGGCCGGCAAAATGCACGATCTGCATTTCATCCGGGTAAGCAGGGAGGATTTTTTGGCTTGCCCCGCCGATTCCATCGATTACGCGGTGATGGAAAAGACCGAGGAGGCGGCCCTGGTGCCGTTGGACGCGGGCTGGTGCGATCTTGGTTCCTGGTCCGCTCTGTGGGAGACGGCGCCCCGCGACGGGCAGGGCAATGTCTGCGACGGCGATGTGCTTGCCCGCGACACCCGCGATTGCCTGCTGATGGCCCAAAGCCGCCTGCTGGCCACCTTCGGGGTGCGTGATCTGGTGGTGGTGGAAACCAAGGACGCGGTAATGGTGGCCGACCGCCGGCGGGCTCAGGAGGTGAAGGCTCTGGTGGAGGCCCTGGCCACCGCCGAGCGTGGCGAGCACATCACCCACCGCGAGGTGTTCCGCCCCTGGGGTTCGTACGACAGCATCGATATCGGCGGCCGTTACCAGGTGAAAAGGATTAAAGTGAAACCCGGTGCCCGGCTGTCGCTGCAAATGCACCACCACCGGGCCGAACACTGGATCGTAGTTTCAGGTACGGCCAAGGTGACCAAAGGTGACGAGAGCTATCTGGTCAGCGAGAACGAATCCACCTTCATCCCCCTGGGCCAGGTCCACAGCCTGGAAAACCCCGGCGCCATCCCCCTGGAGCTGATCGAGGTGCAATCCGGCTCCTACCTGGGCGAAGATGATATTGTCCGCATTGAAGACCGGTACGGGCGGGCCTGA
- the rfbB gene encoding dTDP-glucose 4,6-dehydratase, with protein sequence MLILVTGGAGFIGANFILDWLAEEGEPVLNLDKLTYAGNRENLAGVADDPRYRFVHGDIGDAELVAGLLARHRPRAVINFAAESHVDRSIHGPAAFIETNVAGTSRLLEVVRDYWGGLPLTPGPSPVGRGEFRFLHISTDEVYGSLAPAEPPFTENHPYQPNSPYSASKAASDHLVRAWHHTYGLPVLTTNCSNNYGPYQFPEKLIPLVIHNALAGQPLPIYGDGLQVRDWLYVGDHCRAIRRVLQAGRVGEVYNVGGHNELTNLQVVEAICALLDELRPRADGRSYSAQMTHVPDRPGHDRRYAIDAGKIERELGWKPAESFATGIRKTVQWYLDHQGWVDNVTSGAYREWVDRNYQERA encoded by the coding sequence ATTTTGATACTGGTAACCGGCGGCGCCGGCTTCATCGGTGCCAATTTCATTCTGGACTGGCTGGCGGAAGAGGGCGAACCAGTCCTCAACCTCGACAAGCTTACCTATGCCGGCAACCGGGAGAACCTGGCCGGGGTTGCTGATGATCCCCGGTACCGGTTTGTGCATGGAGATATCGGGGATGCGGAACTGGTTGCCGGGCTGCTGGCCCGGCACCGGCCCCGGGCGGTGATCAACTTTGCCGCGGAATCCCATGTTGATCGTTCCATTCATGGCCCGGCGGCTTTTATTGAAACCAATGTGGCCGGTACCTCCCGCCTTCTGGAGGTGGTGCGGGACTATTGGGGCGGGCTGCCCCTCACCCCCGGCCCCTCTCCCGTGGGGAGAGGGGAGTTTCGGTTTCTGCATATCTCCACCGATGAGGTTTACGGTTCCTTGGCTCCGGCCGAGCCGCCCTTCACCGAAAATCACCCCTACCAGCCCAACAGCCCCTACTCGGCCAGCAAGGCGGCCAGTGATCATCTGGTTCGGGCCTGGCACCACACCTACGGTCTGCCGGTGCTGACCACCAATTGCTCCAACAATTACGGCCCCTATCAGTTCCCGGAAAAGCTGATCCCCCTGGTAATCCACAATGCCCTGGCCGGCCAGCCCCTGCCCATTTACGGCGATGGCCTTCAGGTTCGAGACTGGCTTTATGTGGGCGATCATTGCCGGGCCATTCGCCGGGTGTTGCAGGCCGGCCGGGTGGGGGAGGTCTATAACGTTGGCGGCCATAATGAATTGACCAACCTCCAGGTGGTTGAAGCCATCTGCGCCCTGCTCGACGAGTTGCGGCCCCGGGCGGACGGCCGTTCTTACTCGGCCCAGATGACCCATGTGCCCGATCGGCCCGGCCACGACCGGCGCTATGCCATTGATGCCGGCAAGATCGAGCGGGAGCTGGGTTGGAAGCCGGCGGAAAGCTTTGCCACCGGCATCCGCAAAACCGTGCAGTGGTACCTCGACCACCAGGGCTGGGTGGATAATGTAACCAGCGGCGCCTACCGGGAATGGGTGGACCGCAATTACCAGGAGCGGGCATGA